Proteins from one Coffea arabica cultivar ET-39 chromosome 8c, Coffea Arabica ET-39 HiFi, whole genome shotgun sequence genomic window:
- the LOC113703301 gene encoding uncharacterized protein, with protein sequence MATAWMKSLQCKSRAVDDVVHHKHKVLTTTTTPHSNPKNHHHHHHLIPNSGGCRNSVQSLKDVVEMTKQAKPRKLKSPPPESPQTPPAKDAKRSLPRKPEPVSHQPATRGRPSSSRISRSAESFFPALTELPEGHPSRNVVEIIFHTSWSPKAFSGRIEMVFKVQNLPRTVTRFEEYREVAKSRAGAAGGLGVNGGGEDHARCVADGNEVMRFYCLGPTSSSGGYDAGGCAWAFSGVKGAAICTFSGSGGAHESAGGGRGRRAMLVCRVIAGRICKQLGFDSLVEGRGGYESVSGDNGELLVFDSRAVLPCFLIIYKL encoded by the coding sequence ATGGCCACGGCGTGGATGAAGTCGTTACAATGCAAGTCAAGAGCAGTAGACGACGTCGTCCACCACAAACACAAGGTCCTAACTACCACCACTACCCCCCATTCGAACCCCAagaaccaccaccaccaccaccatctcATTCCCAACTCCGGCGGCTGCAGAAATAGCGTTCAAAGTCTGAAGGACGTGGTGGAAATGACTAAACAAGCAAAACCCAGAAAGCTAAAGTCCCCGCCGCCGGAATCACCGCAAACCCCACCGGCTAAAGATGCAAAAAGATCGCTTCCAAGAAAGCCCGAACCCGTTTCACACCAACCTGCCACGAGGGGTCGTCCTAGTAGTTCCCGAATCTCACGCTCCGCTGAGTCGTTCTTCCCCGCTTTGACTGAGCTTCCTGAGGGCCATCCCTCCCGTAATGTGGTGGAGATTATCTTTCACACAAGTTGGTCGCCCAAGGCATTTTCGGGTCGGATCGAGATGGTGTTCAAGGTCCAGAATTTGCCCCGGACGGTGACCCGTTTTGAGGAGTATAGGGAAGTAGCGAAGTCCAGAGCGGGTGCTGCTGGTGGGCTGGGCGTGAATGGTGGCGGTGAAGATCACGCTCGGTGTGTTGCGGACGGGAACGAGGTGATGAGGTTTTACTGCTTGGGACCCACAAGTAGCAGCGGCGGGTATGATGCTGGTGGTTGCGCGTGGGCTTTCAGCGGCGTTAAAGGGGCGGCGATTTGCACCTTTTCGGGGAGTGGTGGGGCGCATGAGAGTGCCGGCGGTGGGAGGGGTAGGAGGGCAATGCTGGTCTGCCGGGTCATAGCTGGTCGGATCTGTAAGCAACTCGGATTTGACTCGTTGGTGGAAGGGCGAGGTGGGTATGAGTCGGTGAGTGGGGATAACGGCGAGTTGCTCGTTTTTGATTCGCGTGCGGTATTGCCCTGTTTTCTTATCATCTACAAATTGTAA